A genomic stretch from Streptomyces sp. QL37 includes:
- a CDS encoding MinD/ParA family protein, whose product MPNADNWQGDVLRDLGGAAQQGGQRPAAAAHEVGAPSRGPDVPAPGSPARDAGPGPGAPRPPGQPAPYAPGAAPHRHTPDSLPVVDDALTGAVRKPRHGEPFASRAVHALRRIVSSSAAREVAEITRTAERLQQPVTTGRQIAVTSIRGGAGKSTVAALLGTTYAHYRQDPVLLVEADPALGSLPLRLGSRSLRWTTGDFANIVEPQMSLLDVTGYLVQLPDNAWLLPGSQGRIGAMLDTRAYERVMVSLRRYFGVTVVDCETLPAEVARVALSAAQARVLAAPATLEGVTSTYNVLEWMKGLPRHVIEGTVVVLTEQMPRAGIDLGKAAQRLESTGAGVQVLPYDRHLAAGGAIRTELLARSTRRAATRLAADVFQLSQRRR is encoded by the coding sequence ATGCCGAACGCGGACAACTGGCAAGGCGATGTGCTGCGGGATCTGGGAGGCGCTGCCCAGCAGGGCGGACAGCGGCCCGCCGCTGCGGCGCACGAAGTCGGCGCCCCCTCACGGGGGCCGGACGTCCCCGCGCCCGGCAGCCCGGCGCGGGACGCCGGCCCCGGACCCGGTGCGCCCCGGCCGCCCGGGCAGCCCGCGCCGTACGCCCCCGGGGCCGCGCCGCACCGCCACACCCCCGACTCCCTGCCCGTGGTGGACGACGCCCTGACCGGGGCGGTACGCAAGCCGCGCCACGGGGAGCCCTTCGCGTCGCGTGCCGTGCACGCCTTGCGCCGTATCGTTTCCTCGTCGGCCGCGCGCGAGGTCGCCGAAATCACCCGCACCGCCGAGCGGCTCCAGCAGCCCGTGACGACCGGCCGGCAGATCGCCGTCACCTCCATCCGGGGCGGCGCGGGCAAGTCGACGGTCGCCGCACTGCTCGGCACCACGTACGCCCACTACAGGCAGGACCCGGTCCTCCTCGTCGAGGCCGATCCGGCGCTCGGCTCACTGCCGCTGCGGCTCGGCTCCCGGTCACTGCGCTGGACCACCGGCGACTTCGCGAACATCGTCGAACCGCAGATGTCCCTGCTCGACGTCACCGGATACCTCGTCCAGCTCCCCGACAACGCCTGGCTCCTGCCCGGCAGTCAGGGCCGGATCGGGGCGATGCTGGACACCAGGGCGTACGAACGCGTCATGGTCTCCCTGCGACGCTACTTCGGTGTGACCGTAGTCGACTGCGAGACGCTGCCCGCCGAGGTCGCCCGGGTCGCGCTCTCGGCCGCCCAGGCCCGGGTGCTGGCCGCCCCCGCGACCCTGGAGGGCGTCACGAGTACGTACAACGTGCTCGAGTGGATGAAGGGGCTGCCCCGCCATGTGATCGAGGGCACGGTCGTCGTACTCACCGAACAGATGCCCCGCGCGGGGATCGACCTCGGCAAGGCCGCGCAGAGACTGGAGTCCACCGGAGCGGGCGTCCAGGTCCTCCCGTACGACCGGCATCTGGCGGCCGGCGGTGCCATCCGCACCGAGCTGCTCGCCCGGTCGACGCGGCGAGCCGCCACCCGCCTCGCCGCGGACGTCTTCCAGCTCTCGCAGAGGCGTCGCTGA
- the eccD gene encoding type VII secretion integral membrane protein EccD codes for MTSRTELSRVTLVGERRRADIVLPSDTPIGQLLPDILQVLDDRVASRPLTRQLMTSDGSALPHDSTLASAGIADGAVLRLVRTHSAPPAPVVHDVTDQVADDLDLRAWRWRPAARRATGGVATVVFAVIAALLARREFPLDALAGSLATATFVLLAAGVLVAKVGQGNRGLATALLLLSGAIGTLTAWTAADAYDWPGTLRLAAVAGAVILTSLMLGYFSPLGRGGLIGAVATAALTVVWEGVAAVQGDPARLGAVMAVLSVVLLGLLPRLALMASGLTALDDRRSGGVSVSRHEVGNALAATHRGLALATLATAVSAAGAGWLITRAGTQTVWTVVLTSVVAVVLLSRARAFPLVAEVVALFAAAAVLVVRLVMLWMQHGGGAGPIAVLVAAAVLPLLVLAVQPPDHVRVRLRRTADLIESIGMVGLFPLAVGVFGVFGQLLNKF; via the coding sequence ATAACTTCCCGGACGGAACTGAGCCGGGTGACCCTGGTCGGCGAGCGGCGCCGGGCCGACATCGTCCTTCCTTCGGACACCCCGATCGGTCAATTGCTCCCGGATATCCTCCAGGTGCTCGACGACCGGGTCGCCTCACGCCCGCTGACACGGCAGTTGATGACGTCCGACGGTTCCGCACTGCCGCACGACAGCACACTGGCGTCCGCCGGGATAGCCGACGGCGCGGTGCTCCGGCTCGTCAGGACGCACTCCGCGCCTCCCGCCCCCGTGGTGCACGACGTCACCGACCAGGTGGCCGACGACCTCGATCTGCGGGCATGGCGCTGGCGGCCCGCCGCCCGCCGGGCCACCGGGGGTGTGGCCACCGTCGTCTTCGCCGTGATCGCCGCGCTGCTCGCCCGCCGCGAGTTCCCGCTCGACGCCCTGGCCGGCTCCCTCGCGACCGCCACGTTCGTCCTGCTGGCGGCCGGCGTACTCGTCGCGAAGGTGGGGCAGGGGAACCGCGGGCTGGCGACCGCGCTGCTGCTCCTCTCCGGCGCGATCGGCACCCTCACCGCCTGGACCGCCGCCGACGCCTACGACTGGCCGGGCACTCTGCGTCTCGCCGCTGTCGCGGGAGCGGTGATCCTCACGTCGCTGATGCTCGGTTACTTCTCGCCGCTCGGCCGCGGCGGGCTCATCGGCGCCGTGGCGACCGCCGCGCTCACCGTGGTGTGGGAGGGCGTCGCCGCCGTCCAGGGGGACCCGGCCCGGCTCGGTGCCGTCATGGCGGTCCTGTCCGTGGTCCTCCTCGGCCTGTTGCCCAGGCTGGCCCTGATGGCATCGGGACTGACCGCGCTCGACGACCGCCGCTCGGGCGGCGTCTCCGTCAGCCGCCACGAGGTGGGCAACGCGCTCGCGGCCACGCACCGCGGCCTCGCCCTCGCGACCCTGGCCACCGCGGTCTCCGCCGCCGGCGCCGGCTGGCTGATCACCCGGGCCGGGACACAGACGGTGTGGACCGTGGTGCTGACCTCGGTCGTCGCCGTGGTCCTCCTGTCGCGAGCACGTGCCTTCCCTCTGGTCGCGGAAGTGGTGGCGCTCTTCGCCGCCGCTGCCGTCCTCGTCGTGCGCCTGGTGATGCTGTGGATGCAGCACGGTGGGGGCGCCGGACCGATCGCGGTGCTGGTGGCGGCGGCGGTACTGCCCCTGCTCGTACTGGCGGTGCAGCCGCCGGACCATGTGCGGGTCCGGCTCCGGCGCACGGCCGACCTGATCGAATCCATCGGCATGGTGGGGCTCTTCCCGCTCGCCGTCGGCGTGTTCGGTGTGTTCGGACAGCTCCTCAACAAGTTCTGA
- a CDS encoding PucR family transcriptional regulator encodes MPDSPAGPPAPPIALSELLGREELGLRRIAGPDHADLLWVHTSEMADPYPYLLGGELLLSAGVQLTDADTYVARLVQAGAAALGFGVAPVHDTVPAALVEACDRHGLPLLEVPPETRFAAIAQAVWRLMAEARHRELRRVTRAQQALATAAARPDPVPAVLRQLAVQLEGRVALLTADGGVLHAAGGRPAPDVQTALARLARVVAPAAPSPSTGPAPGSPPGAAPPAAAPGRKPNPSSATDTRGGTHLFAYALGGGQGLALTLATPRRDFGDHTVAGIAVVLLSLLTAPHQGADAAGRSAALVRLLLGAAPQDVAPLLGDGDSWTVVHARRADGTPAGPLNAGALGAALGSALSDVDRETVRVLLPGRHEAVPPQPGWTLGVSGPAPVTDLPDADTQAARALGHAEATRAPLTTHRPGTGGLAALIPPDRAEAHARALLAPLTGPLAETLRCWLSLHGSWDRTAVALKVHRNTVRQRIARCAALLDADLDDMDVRTELWFALRDHGPASA; translated from the coding sequence ATGCCGGACTCCCCCGCCGGGCCGCCCGCCCCGCCCATCGCCCTCTCCGAACTGCTGGGCAGGGAGGAGCTCGGGCTGCGGCGGATCGCCGGTCCGGACCACGCGGATCTGCTGTGGGTGCACACCTCGGAGATGGCCGACCCGTATCCGTATCTGCTCGGTGGTGAGCTGCTGCTGAGCGCCGGGGTGCAGCTCACGGACGCGGACACCTATGTGGCCCGGCTGGTGCAGGCGGGGGCGGCGGCGCTCGGCTTCGGGGTGGCGCCGGTGCACGACACGGTGCCGGCCGCCCTGGTGGAGGCGTGCGACCGGCACGGGCTGCCGCTGCTGGAGGTTCCTCCCGAGACCCGCTTCGCCGCGATCGCCCAGGCGGTGTGGCGGCTCATGGCGGAGGCCCGGCACCGCGAGCTGCGCCGGGTGACCCGGGCGCAGCAGGCCCTGGCGACGGCGGCCGCCCGACCGGACCCGGTCCCCGCGGTGCTGCGCCAGCTCGCCGTGCAGCTGGAGGGCCGGGTCGCGCTGCTCACGGCGGACGGCGGTGTGCTGCACGCGGCGGGCGGGCGTCCGGCACCGGATGTGCAGACGGCACTGGCCCGGCTGGCCCGGGTGGTGGCACCCGCCGCGCCCTCACCGTCCACGGGCCCGGCCCCGGGCTCCCCGCCCGGCGCCGCGCCGCCCGCCGCCGCTCCCGGCCGGAAGCCGAACCCGTCGTCGGCGACCGACACCCGGGGCGGCACCCACCTCTTCGCGTACGCGCTCGGCGGCGGGCAGGGGCTGGCCCTCACCCTGGCGACGCCCCGGCGCGACTTCGGCGACCACACCGTCGCGGGCATCGCCGTCGTCCTGCTCTCCCTGCTCACCGCCCCGCACCAGGGCGCCGACGCCGCGGGCCGTTCGGCGGCGCTCGTACGGCTGCTGCTGGGCGCGGCCCCGCAGGACGTGGCCCCGCTGCTGGGCGACGGCGACTCCTGGACGGTGGTCCACGCCCGCCGCGCCGACGGCACCCCGGCCGGCCCGCTGAACGCCGGTGCACTCGGTGCCGCGCTGGGCTCCGCGCTCTCGGACGTGGACCGCGAGACCGTACGGGTCCTGCTCCCCGGCCGCCACGAGGCGGTGCCCCCGCAGCCCGGCTGGACCCTCGGCGTCTCCGGCCCCGCCCCGGTCACCGACCTGCCCGACGCCGACACCCAGGCGGCCCGCGCCCTGGGCCACGCCGAGGCGACCCGCGCCCCGCTGACCACGCACCGCCCCGGCACCGGAGGCCTGGCCGCCCTGATCCCGCCCGACCGCGCCGAGGCCCACGCCCGCGCCCTCCTGGCCCCCCTCACCGGGCCCCTGGCCGAGACGCTGCGCTGCTGGCTGAGCCTCCACGGCAGCTGGGACCGCACGGCGGTGGCCCTCAAGGTCCACCGCAACACGGTCCGCCAGCGCATCGCCCGGTGCGCGGCGCTGCTGGACGCGGACCTGGACGACATGGACGTACGCACGGAGCTGTGGTTCGCCCTGCGGGACCACGGGCCCGCGTCGGCGTGA
- a CDS encoding thiamine pyrophosphate-binding protein, with protein sequence MSHDHDDRPQLTAAQAEAALNPPPGRNGGDLVVETLQGLGATTVFGLPGQHALGMFDALRRSSLSYVGLRVENNAGFAADAYGRITGEVAPLLLSTGPGALTSLAALQEASAASAPVLAISSQIPTAGLGGGRHGYLHELRDQKASFRDIVKSVHTVRTASQVPSAIAAAWESALTAPHGPVWVEIPQDVLLAETVLPAVSALDATPRELYPRPELTLAAAHLLSNAERPAVIAGGGVVRSDASGKLRALAEKINAPVVTTFGGKGAFPWEHPLSLRSWLEDRHTTDFLESADVLLVVGSGLGELSSNYHTFAPRGRVIQIEADAGKLESNHPALGIHSDAREALADLLDAVEPREDDTAPERVRELLEKVHERIAAQDLTLEQQVLASVREALPDTSPSFWDMTILAYWAWSAFDARRPNTMHSAQGAGGLGYGFPAAIGAAAADPTKPVLAVSGDGGAMYSIAELATVRQYDLPVTWLIVDDGGYGILREYMTGAFGEATATELSRPDFVALAESFGVPAVRTTPETLAADLGKALAAPGPAVVVLPALLKMFEPTHL encoded by the coding sequence GTGAGTCACGACCACGACGACCGGCCGCAGCTCACCGCCGCGCAGGCCGAGGCGGCGCTGAACCCTCCGCCCGGACGCAACGGCGGCGACCTCGTCGTCGAGACCCTCCAGGGCCTCGGCGCCACCACCGTCTTCGGGCTGCCCGGCCAGCACGCGCTCGGCATGTTCGACGCGCTGCGCCGCTCCTCGCTCTCGTACGTCGGACTGCGCGTCGAGAACAACGCGGGCTTCGCCGCCGACGCCTACGGCCGGATCACCGGTGAGGTGGCGCCCCTGCTCCTCTCCACCGGTCCGGGGGCCCTGACCTCCCTGGCCGCGCTCCAGGAGGCGTCGGCCGCGTCGGCGCCCGTGCTGGCGATCTCCAGCCAGATCCCCACCGCCGGGCTCGGTGGCGGCCGCCACGGCTATCTGCACGAACTCCGCGACCAGAAGGCGTCCTTCCGCGACATCGTGAAGTCCGTGCACACCGTGCGCACGGCCTCACAGGTCCCCTCCGCGATCGCCGCGGCCTGGGAATCCGCGCTGACCGCCCCGCACGGCCCGGTCTGGGTCGAGATCCCGCAGGACGTGCTCCTCGCCGAGACCGTCCTGCCCGCCGTCAGCGCGCTCGACGCCACCCCGCGTGAGCTGTATCCGCGACCGGAGCTGACGCTCGCGGCCGCCCACCTGCTCTCGAACGCCGAGCGTCCGGCGGTCATCGCGGGCGGCGGAGTCGTACGCTCCGACGCCTCCGGCAAGCTGCGCGCGCTCGCGGAGAAGATCAACGCCCCGGTCGTCACCACCTTCGGAGGCAAGGGCGCCTTCCCCTGGGAGCACCCGCTCTCGCTCCGGTCCTGGCTGGAGGACCGGCACACCACGGACTTCCTGGAGTCCGCGGACGTGCTGCTGGTCGTCGGCTCCGGACTGGGCGAGCTCTCCTCGAACTACCACACGTTCGCCCCGCGCGGCCGGGTCATCCAGATCGAGGCCGACGCCGGGAAGCTGGAGTCCAACCACCCCGCGCTCGGTATCCACTCCGATGCCCGCGAGGCCCTCGCCGACCTCCTGGACGCCGTGGAGCCCCGCGAGGACGACACCGCGCCGGAGCGCGTCCGGGAGCTGCTGGAGAAGGTCCACGAGCGCATCGCGGCACAGGACCTCACGCTGGAGCAGCAGGTGCTGGCCTCGGTCCGCGAGGCGCTGCCCGACACCTCGCCCAGCTTCTGGGACATGACGATCCTCGCCTACTGGGCCTGGTCCGCCTTCGACGCCCGCCGTCCGAACACGATGCACTCGGCCCAGGGCGCGGGCGGCCTCGGCTACGGCTTCCCCGCCGCGATCGGCGCCGCCGCCGCCGACCCGACGAAGCCGGTGCTCGCGGTCTCCGGCGACGGCGGCGCGATGTACTCGATCGCCGAGCTCGCCACCGTGCGGCAGTACGACCTGCCCGTCACCTGGCTGATCGTCGACGACGGGGGCTACGGCATCCTGCGGGAGTACATGACGGGCGCCTTTGGCGAGGCCACGGCGACCGAACTCTCCCGCCCGGACTTCGTCGCCCTCGCCGAGTCCTTCGGCGTCCCCGCGGTCCGTACGACGCCGGAGAC
- the eccCa gene encoding type VII secretion protein EccCa, with the protein MSTRLIHRPARTTRPPAAPEARTIEAPPNLPEGKAGNIAMSLLPVAGVMSSVVMMTVVRNSQFAGLGAIILLVTIVGSVALLFSQRGKAQRTRRAQREAYLAYVEDLREELSGEERARRERADVLNPPPHALYDIVRDPARLWERRRVDADFLRVRLGTGEMPVRDLRIADQGSSVLTPPDLFMLNEASALMTRFRTGTELPLTVPLDRVGNISVIGPREDCLRVARALLVQAAATHAPDDVAMALAVPGDRVADWEWAKWLPHLLDTEQLDGPVAARRIAPSASQLARRLGPELRRRASYAAEVRRGLAGKDALSMTDRLLVVTDGHGEDAVDLPRPDDAVGLREMGVTVLHLLEQRVQEPGHVGIRITVDGSDVVIDDLREQEPVSAHGTVDEVGIPFAEGLARMLAPLRLSAESLVDAPLSGPVDFAGLLGIDDVARLDLSRLWAPRGERAFLRVPIGISDSHEPVLLDLKESSELGMGPHGLCVGATGSGKSELLRTLVLALVATHPPEDLALVLVDYKGGATFAPFANLPHVAGVITNLENQAGLVERVHASLAGEVKRRQQALKDAGNVADIGDYAALRAAKRPDLDPLPHLFVVIDEFGELLTAKPDFIDLFLSIGRIGRSIGVHLLLSSQRIEGGKLKGLDTYLSYRLGLRTFSADESRTVLDTTDAFHLPPLPGFGYLKVDTSHYARFKASYVSGGYRGPVQRADEEEAGPLALEYEAFNTLSAPDDSGPQEPASRRRETGPTELGVVVEQLEGAAGPVRSIWLPPLPAAIALDKVAGPLDAGPRGMQLAKRRGPLQVPLGLLDDPTKQWQGQWFLDLTVAGGHAAFIGGPQSGKTTLLRTLVLSLALTHTPQEVGVYGLDLVGGGLQALSGLPHVGGVAGRADRERAGRTVEEVRNMLATREDLFREYGIDSVEQLRTLHAAGRLPQLASAEIVLVIDGFGALRDDFDDLDDAVVDILKRGGGYGIHVVAGMLRWNDVRIATQSTFGTRLELRLNDPSESSIDRKLSGTLSSDEPGRVLTDGKLFAQAALPRTDGLADTADLGAVLERAARTVRATWSGEVAQPVRVLPQILEPHLLPGPAAEPARVPIGVDQTALEPVLLDLFEHDQHLLVMGDSECGKTNLLRTVAAGLIDRYGEDELVFAVMDPRRSLRGAIPEEFRGGYAYNAKLCAGLSAGIATELEKRLPDDSTRIEDLEPGNWGSGPRIVVLVDDYDVLTTAGQSPLSAFLPYIPSAVDIGLHFVLTRRVAGASRGMYEPLVQGLRESGASAVLMAGDRSEGQLFPGVYATQQPAGRGVLIRRGYANRLIQTVYTPG; encoded by the coding sequence ATGAGTACCCGACTGATACACCGCCCGGCCAGGACGACCCGCCCTCCGGCCGCTCCCGAGGCGCGCACCATCGAGGCCCCGCCCAACCTCCCCGAGGGGAAGGCGGGCAACATCGCGATGTCGCTGCTGCCCGTCGCCGGGGTCATGTCCTCGGTCGTGATGATGACGGTCGTCCGCAACAGCCAGTTCGCCGGTCTCGGCGCGATCATCCTCCTCGTCACCATCGTCGGCTCCGTCGCGCTGCTCTTCTCCCAGCGCGGCAAGGCCCAGCGCACCCGCCGGGCCCAGCGCGAGGCCTACCTCGCCTATGTGGAGGACCTGCGGGAGGAGCTCTCGGGCGAGGAACGCGCACGCCGCGAGCGCGCCGATGTGCTCAACCCGCCGCCGCACGCCCTGTACGACATCGTGCGGGACCCGGCCCGCCTGTGGGAGCGGCGCCGTGTCGACGCCGACTTCCTCCGGGTGCGGCTCGGCACCGGCGAGATGCCCGTACGCGATCTGAGGATCGCCGATCAGGGCTCGTCGGTCCTCACCCCGCCCGACCTCTTCATGCTCAACGAGGCGTCGGCGCTGATGACCCGCTTCCGCACCGGCACCGAACTCCCTCTCACCGTCCCGCTCGACCGGGTGGGCAACATCAGCGTCATCGGCCCCCGCGAGGACTGCCTCCGGGTCGCCCGCGCACTCCTCGTACAGGCCGCGGCGACGCACGCCCCCGACGACGTGGCGATGGCGCTCGCGGTGCCCGGCGACCGGGTCGCGGACTGGGAGTGGGCCAAGTGGCTGCCTCATCTGCTGGACACCGAACAGCTCGACGGCCCGGTGGCCGCCCGCCGTATCGCCCCCTCCGCGTCCCAGCTCGCCCGGCGGCTCGGCCCGGAGCTCCGCCGCCGCGCCTCCTACGCCGCCGAGGTGCGCCGTGGCCTGGCCGGCAAGGACGCCCTGTCCATGACGGACCGCCTGCTCGTCGTCACCGACGGACACGGTGAGGACGCCGTCGACCTGCCGCGCCCCGATGACGCCGTCGGCCTGCGCGAGATGGGCGTGACCGTCCTGCACCTGCTCGAACAGCGGGTCCAGGAGCCGGGACACGTAGGTATCCGGATCACCGTCGACGGCTCCGACGTGGTCATCGACGACCTGAGGGAACAGGAGCCGGTCAGCGCCCACGGCACCGTGGACGAGGTCGGCATCCCGTTCGCGGAGGGCCTGGCCCGCATGCTGGCGCCGCTGCGCCTGTCCGCGGAGTCGCTCGTCGACGCGCCCCTGTCCGGCCCCGTCGACTTCGCGGGCCTGCTCGGCATCGACGACGTGGCACGGCTCGACCTCTCACGCCTCTGGGCCCCGCGCGGTGAACGCGCCTTCCTGCGCGTGCCCATCGGGATCAGCGACTCCCACGAACCGGTGCTCCTGGACCTGAAGGAGTCCTCCGAGCTCGGGATGGGCCCGCACGGCCTGTGCGTCGGCGCCACCGGGTCCGGGAAGTCGGAGCTGCTGCGCACCCTGGTCCTCGCCCTGGTGGCCACGCACCCGCCGGAGGACCTCGCCCTGGTTCTCGTCGACTACAAGGGCGGTGCGACCTTCGCGCCGTTCGCGAACCTGCCGCACGTCGCCGGCGTCATCACCAACCTGGAGAACCAGGCAGGCCTCGTCGAGCGCGTCCACGCCTCCCTCGCCGGTGAGGTGAAGCGCCGCCAGCAGGCGCTCAAGGACGCGGGCAACGTCGCCGACATCGGAGACTACGCCGCCCTGCGCGCCGCGAAGCGGCCCGACCTCGACCCGCTGCCCCACCTGTTCGTCGTCATCGACGAGTTCGGCGAACTCCTCACCGCGAAACCGGACTTCATCGATCTCTTCCTGTCCATCGGCCGCATCGGACGCTCCATCGGTGTGCACCTGCTGCTTTCGAGCCAGCGCATCGAGGGAGGCAAGCTCAAGGGCCTGGACACCTATCTCTCGTACCGGCTCGGTCTGCGCACCTTCTCCGCCGACGAGTCCCGTACGGTCCTGGACACCACGGACGCGTTCCACCTGCCGCCGCTGCCGGGCTTCGGCTACCTCAAGGTCGACACCAGCCATTACGCGCGCTTCAAGGCCAGCTATGTGTCGGGGGGCTACCGGGGACCCGTCCAGCGTGCCGACGAGGAGGAGGCCGGGCCGCTCGCCCTCGAGTACGAGGCGTTCAACACCCTCTCCGCACCGGACGATTCCGGCCCTCAGGAGCCTGCGTCGCGGCGCCGTGAGACCGGTCCCACCGAGCTGGGCGTCGTCGTGGAACAGCTGGAGGGCGCCGCCGGACCGGTGCGCAGCATCTGGCTGCCGCCGCTCCCGGCCGCGATCGCCCTGGACAAGGTCGCGGGCCCTCTGGACGCCGGCCCGCGCGGTATGCAGCTCGCCAAGCGCCGGGGTCCCCTCCAGGTGCCGCTGGGCCTGCTCGACGACCCGACGAAGCAGTGGCAGGGCCAGTGGTTCCTGGACCTCACCGTGGCGGGCGGCCACGCCGCCTTCATCGGGGGCCCGCAGTCCGGCAAGACGACGCTTCTGCGCACGCTCGTCCTCTCGCTGGCGCTGACCCACACCCCGCAGGAGGTCGGCGTCTACGGCCTCGACCTGGTCGGCGGCGGCCTCCAGGCGCTCTCCGGTCTGCCTCACGTCGGTGGCGTCGCGGGCCGCGCGGACCGCGAGCGCGCGGGACGCACGGTCGAGGAGGTGCGGAACATGCTCGCCACCCGCGAGGACCTCTTCCGCGAGTACGGCATCGACTCCGTCGAGCAGTTGCGCACCCTGCACGCGGCGGGCCGGCTGCCCCAGCTCGCCTCGGCCGAGATCGTGCTCGTCATCGACGGGTTCGGCGCGCTGCGGGACGACTTCGACGACCTCGACGACGCCGTCGTCGACATCCTCAAGCGCGGCGGCGGCTACGGGATCCATGTCGTCGCGGGCATGCTCCGCTGGAACGACGTGCGCATCGCCACCCAGTCGACCTTCGGCACCCGCCTCGAACTGCGACTGAACGACCCGAGCGAGTCCAGCATCGACCGCAAGCTCTCGGGGACCCTGTCCTCCGACGAGCCCGGCCGCGTCCTCACCGACGGAAAGCTCTTCGCCCAGGCGGCGTTGCCCCGGACGGACGGGCTCGCCGACACCGCCGACCTCGGAGCGGTCCTGGAGCGCGCGGCCCGTACGGTCCGCGCCACCTGGAGCGGAGAGGTCGCCCAGCCGGTCCGGGTCCTGCCGCAGATCCTGGAACCGCACCTGCTGCCGGGACCGGCCGCCGAACCCGCCCGGGTGCCGATCGGCGTAGACCAGACGGCGCTGGAGCCTGTCCTCCTGGACCTGTTCGAGCACGACCAGCACCTGCTGGTCATGGGTGACAGCGAGTGCGGGAAGACCAATCTCCTCAGGACCGTCGCCGCCGGCCTGATCGACCGTTACGGCGAGGACGAGCTGGTCTTCGCCGTCATGGACCCGCGGCGCAGTCTGCGCGGGGCCATCCCCGAGGAGTTCAGGGGCGGATACGCGTACAACGCCAAGCTGTGCGCCGGTCTCTCGGCCGGGATCGCCACCGAGCTGGAGAAGCGGCTGCCCGACGACAGCACACGCATAGAGGATCTGGAGCCCGGCAACTGGGGCAGCGGTCCGCGGATCGTGGTCCTCGTCGACGACTACGACGTGCTGACGACCGCCGGCCAGTCGCCGCTCTCGGCGTTCCTTCCGTACATCCCGTCCGCGGTGGACATCGGCCTCCACTTCGTCCTGACCCGCCGGGTCGCGGGCGCGTCCCGCGGGATGTACGAGCCGCTGGTGCAGGGACTGCGCGAGTCGGGGGCCTCGGCCGTCCTCATGGCGGGCGACCGCAGCGAGGGCCAGCTCTTCCCGGGCGTGTACGCCACCCAGCAGCCGGCGGGACGCGGTGTGCTGATCCGCAGGGGCTACGCGAACCGCCTGATCCAGACCGTCTACACGCCCGGCTGA
- the speB gene encoding agmatinase encodes MSSNESPRGPVDSSRVPRYAGPATFARLPRLDEVGSADVAVVGVPFDSGVSYRPGARFGGNAIREASRLLRPYNPAQDASPFALAQVADAGDIAANPFNINEAVETVEAAADDLLSTGARLMTLGGDHTIALPLLRSVAKKHGPVALLHFDAHLDTWDTYFGAEYTHGTPFRRAVEEGILDTEALSHVGTRGPLYGKQDLTDDAKMGFGIVTSADVMRRGVDEIADQLRQRIGDRPLYISIDIDVLDPAHAPGTGTPEAGGLTSRELLEILRGLSSCHLVSADLVEVAPAYDHAEITSVAASHTAYELTTIMSRQIAEGRTQ; translated from the coding sequence ATGAGCAGCAACGAATCGCCGCGCGGACCCGTCGACTCCTCCCGCGTCCCGCGGTACGCCGGACCCGCGACGTTCGCCCGGCTGCCCCGGCTCGACGAGGTCGGCTCCGCCGACGTCGCCGTGGTCGGCGTGCCCTTCGACAGCGGCGTCTCCTACCGCCCCGGCGCCCGCTTCGGCGGCAACGCGATCCGGGAGGCCTCGCGCCTCCTGCGCCCCTACAACCCGGCGCAGGACGCCTCCCCCTTCGCCCTCGCCCAGGTCGCCGACGCGGGTGACATCGCCGCCAACCCCTTCAACATCAACGAGGCCGTCGAGACCGTCGAGGCAGCCGCCGACGACCTGCTCTCCACCGGTGCCCGGCTGATGACGCTCGGCGGCGACCACACCATCGCGCTGCCCCTGCTGCGGTCCGTCGCCAAGAAGCACGGCCCCGTCGCCCTGCTCCACTTCGACGCCCACCTGGACACCTGGGACACCTACTTCGGCGCCGAGTACACCCACGGCACCCCGTTCCGCCGCGCCGTCGAGGAGGGCATCCTCGACACCGAGGCGCTCTCCCACGTCGGCACGCGCGGCCCGCTGTACGGCAAGCAGGACCTCACCGACGACGCCAAGATGGGCTTCGGCATCGTCACCTCCGCCGACGTCATGCGGCGCGGCGTCGACGAGATCGCCGACCAGCTGCGGCAGCGCATCGGCGACCGGCCGCTCTACATCTCCATCGACATCGACGTGCTCGACCCGGCACACGCCCCCGGCACCGGCACCCCGGAGGCCGGCGGCCTCACCTCGCGCGAGCTCCTGGAGATCCTCCGCGGGCTCTCCTCCTGCCACCTCGTCTCGGCGGACCTGGTCGAGGTCGCCCCGGCGTACGATCACGCCGAGATCACCTCCGTCGCCGCCTCGCACACGGCGTACGAGCTGACGACGATCATGTCCCGCCAGATCGCGGAGGGCCGCACCCAGTGA